In the genome of Treponema pedis, one region contains:
- a CDS encoding TraX family protein: MQNGVLKNGLNGFQLKIIAICAMVIDHAAWVFLRPYTENFALYVLYEILRGIGRFTMPIMCMLLVDGFFYTRSVKKYLIRLFIFALISHVPYYFFDYGIFSIGSFSIYKFQTSIIFNLFLCLCTLVLLKTEKICAVLKLFGLSLLFLSSWFCDWRFLPIMLTVLFYAFYKKRFIAIGLYLPVVLIWLFIHHWAGYFMLLLEKGNPFIFALQNALPSLIEDFPQILPYKLFFIGLFFLIPFFCLYNGKPGNFKKGSVKAKISKWFFYVFYPLHLLILAFIKYGNPFIFTD; the protein is encoded by the coding sequence ATGCAAAACGGTGTGCTTAAAAACGGACTAAACGGCTTTCAGCTTAAAATTATAGCAATTTGTGCAATGGTTATAGACCATGCGGCATGGGTATTTTTACGCCCTTATACCGAAAATTTTGCTTTATATGTACTTTACGAGATTTTACGCGGTATAGGCAGGTTTACTATGCCTATAATGTGTATGCTTTTAGTGGACGGCTTTTTTTATACCCGAAGTGTAAAAAAATATTTGATAAGACTTTTTATCTTTGCCCTTATTTCTCATGTGCCTTATTATTTTTTCGACTACGGTATTTTCTCAATAGGCTCTTTTTCGATTTATAAATTTCAAACCAGTATCATATTCAATTTATTTTTATGCCTTTGCACCCTTGTTTTATTAAAAACGGAAAAAATATGTGCGGTTTTAAAATTATTCGGATTATCTCTGCTTTTTCTCAGCTCATGGTTTTGCGATTGGCGGTTTTTGCCTATTATGCTTACGGTTTTATTTTACGCTTTTTATAAAAAACGTTTTATTGCAATCGGTTTATATTTACCTGTAGTTTTAATTTGGCTTTTTATACATCATTGGGCCGGTTATTTTATGCTTCTTTTGGAAAAAGGCAATCCTTTTATATTTGCCCTTCAAAATGCCTTGCCCTCTCTTATTGAAGACTTTCCGCAAATTCTTCCGTATAAGCTGTTTTTCATAGGTCTCTTTTTTTTGATTCCGTTTTTTTGTCTTTACAACGGCAAACCGGGTAATTTTAAAAAGGGTTCCGTAAAGGCAAAAATTTCAAAGTGGTTTTTCTATGTGTTTTATCCGCTGCACCTTTTAATTCTTGCCTTTATTAAATACGGAAATCCTTTTATTTTTACGGATTAA
- the csrA gene encoding carbon storage regulator CsrA, with protein sequence MLILSRKTNQKILIGDNIELTIIEIRGDQVKIGVNAPPSVKVFREEIYQEIQNENKAAMVKDTAPILPDLHLPPKK encoded by the coding sequence ATGCTTATACTTTCACGAAAAACCAATCAAAAGATTTTAATCGGCGATAATATAGAGCTTACGATTATCGAAATCAGGGGCGACCAAGTTAAAATAGGCGTAAACGCTCCGCCTTCGGTTAAGGTTTTCCGCGAGGAAATTTATCAGGAAATTCAAAATGAAAACAAGGCCGCTATGGTAAAAGATACCGCTCCCATATTGCCCGATTTACATTTACCGCCGAAAAAATAG
- the trpS gene encoding tryptophan--tRNA ligase yields MKNIILTGDRPTGKLHIGHYAGSLKNRVALQNSGKYDEIYIMIADAQAITDNTDNLEKIRTNVIEVALDYLSCGIDPARSTVLVQNYIPELCELTFYYMNLVTLARLERNPTVKAEIQMRGFQNTIPVGFLTYPISQAADITAFKATTVPVGEDQLPMLEQTREIVRSFNSLYGETLVEPKELLSSNKAGGRLPGTDGKAKMSKSLGNCIYISDSCEEIKKKVMGMFTDPNHLRVEDPGKVEGNPVFTYLDAFVRNEHFEEFWKDYSCLDEVKAHYKKGGLGDVKIKKFLNSVLQEELSPIRARRAELQRNIPQIYEILKEGSKKARIKAAETLSEVRNAMRINYFDDIELIKGKVNP; encoded by the coding sequence ATGAAAAACATTATTTTAACCGGCGACCGCCCTACCGGAAAACTTCATATCGGGCATTATGCGGGCTCCTTAAAAAACAGGGTTGCCTTGCAAAATTCGGGTAAATACGATGAAATTTATATAATGATTGCCGATGCGCAAGCCATAACCGACAATACCGATAATCTTGAAAAAATCCGGACAAATGTCATTGAAGTTGCATTGGACTACCTTTCCTGCGGGATAGACCCCGCAAGGTCTACCGTTCTTGTACAAAACTACATTCCGGAACTTTGCGAGCTGACCTTTTATTATATGAACCTCGTAACCCTCGCCCGCCTTGAACGTAACCCCACCGTAAAGGCTGAAATACAAATGAGGGGCTTTCAAAATACAATTCCCGTAGGATTTTTAACCTACCCTATAAGTCAGGCGGCGGATATAACTGCATTTAAGGCTACTACCGTACCGGTAGGCGAAGACCAGCTTCCTATGCTTGAGCAAACTCGTGAAATAGTACGCTCCTTTAATTCGCTTTACGGAGAAACCTTGGTTGAACCTAAAGAACTTTTATCTTCCAATAAGGCTGGCGGAAGACTTCCGGGTACTGACGGAAAAGCGAAAATGAGTAAATCGCTGGGCAACTGTATTTATATTTCGGACAGCTGTGAAGAAATTAAAAAAAAGGTTATGGGAATGTTCACCGACCCCAACCACTTGCGTGTAGAAGACCCCGGAAAAGTGGAGGGAAATCCCGTTTTCACCTATCTTGACGCCTTCGTCCGAAACGAGCATTTTGAAGAATTTTGGAAAGACTATTCCTGTCTTGATGAAGTTAAAGCTCATTATAAAAAGGGCGGCTTGGGAGATGTTAAAATAAAAAAGTTTTTAAACAGCGTTTTGCAAGAAGAGCTTTCTCCGATTAGGGCAAGAAGAGCGGAACTTCAAAGAAACATTCCGCAGATATACGAGATTTTAAAAGAAGGCTCAAAAAAAGCGCGAATAAAAGCCGCGGAAACCTTAAGCGAAGTACGAAATGCTATGCGTATAAATTATTTTGACGATATCGAGCTTATAAAAGGCAAAGTTAATCCGTAA